A stretch of the Fusobacterium varium genome encodes the following:
- a CDS encoding putative gluconate transporter yields the protein MGSTFVIVTIALSILLLIILTVKVKLHPFFALSISAFFFGIVSGHSIPTIIGAYSGGLGETIAGIGVVIAIGTVMGALLEHSGAAETMAETILKITGKKNADIGLAVTGYFVSIPVFCDSAFVLLSPLAKRMSKDTGTSMTTMAVALAMGLHATHMLVPPTPGPLAVAGILGSNLGLVILLGMLVSIPVTIVAILAGRIFGKKYHFLPEIEEASKIIEENGGKKLPSPLMSFLPILLPIFLMLLRTVATLESLPLGKGMIYNIADALGQTIVALFIGLIIAFFTYKSVHPDDKEVWTFDGIFGEALKTAGQIVLIVGAGGAFATILKLSNLQDIVINLFSGISIGIIVPYIIGAIFRTAIGSGTVGMITAASMLLPLVDVLGFNSPIGLVIAMLACAAGGFMVFHGNDDFFWVVTSTSGMKPETAYKVFPIISVFQSVTALICVIILKMIFL from the coding sequence ATGGGTTCAACATTTGTTATTGTAACAATAGCATTATCAATTTTACTATTGATAATACTAACAGTTAAGGTGAAATTGCATCCTTTTTTCGCCTTGAGTATTAGTGCTTTCTTTTTTGGAATTGTTTCAGGTCATTCGATTCCAACTATTATTGGAGCATATTCTGGGGGATTAGGAGAAACTATTGCTGGAATTGGAGTAGTTATTGCAATAGGAACTGTTATGGGGGCACTTTTAGAACATAGTGGAGCAGCAGAAACAATGGCTGAAACAATTTTAAAAATTACTGGGAAGAAAAATGCTGATATTGGATTAGCTGTCACTGGGTATTTTGTATCTATTCCTGTATTTTGTGATTCAGCATTTGTCTTATTATCACCACTTGCTAAAAGAATGAGTAAAGACACTGGTACCAGTATGACAACAATGGCAGTAGCTCTGGCAATGGGATTACATGCTACACATATGCTGGTTCCTCCTACACCTGGTCCATTGGCAGTTGCAGGAATTTTAGGATCTAATTTAGGATTAGTTATTTTACTTGGAATGCTGGTTTCTATTCCTGTTACAATTGTTGCTATTTTAGCAGGCAGAATTTTTGGAAAAAAATACCATTTTTTACCAGAAATAGAAGAAGCTAGTAAAATAATAGAAGAAAATGGTGGAAAAAAACTTCCAAGCCCTCTTATGAGTTTTCTGCCTATTTTATTACCAATATTTTTAATGTTGTTAAGGACTGTTGCAACTTTAGAATCTTTACCTTTAGGAAAAGGAATGATATATAATATTGCTGATGCTCTAGGACAGACAATAGTTGCTTTATTCATAGGATTAATAATTGCATTTTTTACATATAAATCTGTTCATCCTGATGATAAAGAGGTCTGGACATTTGATGGAATATTTGGAGAAGCATTAAAAACAGCAGGACAAATAGTTTTAATAGTTGGAGCAGGAGGAGCTTTTGCAACTATTTTAAAATTATCTAATCTTCAAGATATAGTTATAAATCTATTTTCTGGAATCTCAATAGGAATAATAGTTCCATATATAATTGGTGCCATTTTCAGAACCGCAATTGGTTCAGGTACTGTAGGAATGATTACAGCTGCTTCTATGTTATTACCATTAGTAGATGTTCTTGGGTTTAATTCTCCAATAGGATTAGTTATAGCTATGTTGGCATGTGCTGCTGGAGGATTTATGGTATTTCATGGAAATGATGATTTCTTCTGGGTAGTTACTTCTACATCAGGAATGAAACCAGAAACAGCTTATAAAGTATTTCCTATAATAAGTGTTTTTCAATCTGTTACAGCACTTATTTGTGTTATAATATTAAAAATGATTTTCTTATAA
- a CDS encoding putative transcriptional regulator yields the protein MDKEINVGAIIKRIRIEKGLLLKDVAEKCEISSSMLSQIEKGNANPSLNTIKSIAQALEIPLFKFFIEPEKEDISINILKKENRKIINTKKIRYELLSPEGPTNIECMKMIFTEKNAETSIEPMAHKGEEIALLLSGKVKITIGNQSCEMEPGDSVYIPALKPHKWTNLNIGESVVLFSVTPPEF from the coding sequence ATGGATAAAGAAATAAATGTAGGAGCCATAATTAAAAGAATTAGAATAGAAAAAGGATTGCTGTTAAAAGATGTTGCTGAGAAATGTGAAATTTCTTCATCTATGCTTAGCCAGATTGAAAAAGGAAATGCTAATCCTTCTTTAAATACAATAAAATCAATTGCACAAGCTTTGGAAATTCCCTTATTTAAATTTTTTATAGAACCTGAAAAGGAAGATATAAGCATTAATATTTTAAAAAAAGAGAACAGAAAGATAATAAATACTAAAAAGATAAGATATGAGCTTTTGTCTCCTGAAGGTCCTACTAATATTGAATGTATGAAAATGATTTTTACTGAAAAGAATGCTGAAACTTCAATAGAGCCAATGGCACATAAAGGAGAAGAGATAGCACTCCTTCTAAGTGGGAAAGTAAAAATAACTATAGGGAATCAGTCTTGTGAGATGGAACCGGGAGATTCAGTTTATATACCTGCATTAAAGCCACATAAGTGGACTAATTTAAATATCGGAGAGAGCGTTGTACTTTTTTCTGTAACTCCACCTGAATTTTAA
- the dnaI gene encoding primosomal protein DnaI, with product MKKCEFCGKEYIKNQINLLPKSIRANLEFIPNCSCRIEQDMKIQNEKWEEDLIKSRLKKYSNASIIKENISNFRFENTNINMDKTDIHDRHLRIGLKFVTEFLKNKNMKGGIYFYGSVGTGKTYTTACIANKLIENSYTVLILNLGLYFLKLRSEWAEGELETLKLVEKCDLLIIDDLGTEKVSEFVLEKTFNLIDRRCVAKKPMIISSNLSLDEVAKTYNDRIADRIKEICVQVNVEGKSKRKPIQDWLIA from the coding sequence ATGAAGAAATGTGAATTTTGTGGAAAAGAATATATAAAAAATCAAATAAATTTATTGCCTAAATCAATAAGAGCAAATCTAGAATTCATACCAAATTGTAGTTGTCGAATTGAACAAGATATGAAAATTCAAAATGAGAAGTGGGAAGAAGATTTAATAAAATCTCGCTTAAAAAAGTATTCTAATGCATCAATTATAAAAGAAAATATTAGTAACTTTAGATTTGAAAATACAAATATCAACATGGATAAAACTGATATACATGATAGACACTTAAGAATTGGTTTAAAATTTGTAACTGAATTTTTAAAAAATAAAAATATGAAAGGAGGAATATATTTTTATGGTTCCGTTGGAACAGGAAAAACTTATACAACAGCATGCATAGCAAATAAATTAATTGAAAATTCTTATACAGTTTTAATTTTAAATTTAGGATTATATTTTTTAAAATTAAGAAGTGAATGGGCAGAGGGAGAACTAGAAACTTTAAAATTAGTAGAGAAATGTGATCTTTTGATAATAGATGATTTAGGAACTGAAAAAGTTAGTGAGTTTGTATTAGAAAAAACATTTAATTTAATTGATAGAAGATGTGTAGCAAAAAAGCCCATGATAATTTCTTCAAATTTATCTCTTGATGAAGTAGCAAAAACATATAATGATAGAATTGCAGATAGAATAAAAGAAATATGTGTTCAAGTTAATGTTGAAGGAAAAAGTAAAAGAAAGCCGATTCAAGATTGGCTTATAGCATAA
- a CDS encoding putative DNA methylase — translation MLTWSEIETRAIAFQNTWRKNNGDERQDAQTFEKDLMNVFGVDFRDGLHEYKIILNDGSIGYIDYFIPAKILIEMKSKGKSLAKAYSQAMDYVHALKPEEKPELVMVSDFDKIEVYNLKKDIKYKSFKVSQLKNHIRIFGIVAGYQEKFEEKNEIELNTTASYKMAKLHDLLKEYGYEEHSLEVYLVRILFCLFADDTGIFEKDSFEDYVRTSAEDGSDLAMRIMMLFNILDTPVEKRMKNLSTELNRFRYINGNLFTEQLPPAIFDKKMRELLIECCEFDWSRISPAIFGAMFQGVMDQKKRRELGAHYTSEENIMKVIKPLFLDELYKEFEKAKSTRKELEEFHQKISNLKFLDPACGSGNFLILTYQKIRELEFEILKFLKSTSQLSLFDISSKVHIDQFYGIEYETFACEIAKISLLLMKHLMDRQVSNFFGQNIIDFPIKENANIINGNALRVEWENVDYILGNPPFIGKKFMSPEQKDDLKTTFPKKMKIGTLDYITAWFYKASFMAKNNVNIKIAFVSTNSITQGEQVGILWKLILDKNECKIDFGYRTFKWDNEAKEKAAVHCVVIGFSNKKNSIESKKIYLANGEVIEAKNINGYLINSEDVFIERRTNHIQNLLKMEDGNVPIDGNFLKVEPEEYEEFKLKEPQALKYIKKLVGGDNFISKKPRYVLWLVDVSISELRKMPLVSERVKKVREFRLNSDRKATIKLADTPTLFEDRRNPEKALIIPRVSSEKRKYIPIGFIDKTTIALNQVILLSDAGQLEFSILTSSVHMAWVRAIAGRMKSDYRYSVSVVYNNFPFPELDNKMKEKLEKAGQNILDIREKYPNDSYADLYDDTFMPIDLRKAHQENDKAVWEAYGKKWEFGNEEECVSYLMKLYSELVR, via the coding sequence ATGTTAACTTGGTCAGAAATAGAAACTAGAGCGATTGCTTTTCAAAATACTTGGAGAAAAAATAATGGAGATGAAAGACAAGATGCTCAAACATTTGAAAAAGATTTAATGAATGTTTTTGGGGTAGATTTTAGAGATGGATTACATGAGTATAAAATAATTTTAAATGATGGAAGTATTGGATATATTGATTATTTTATACCTGCAAAAATTTTAATAGAGATGAAATCTAAAGGGAAATCACTTGCAAAAGCATATAGTCAAGCTATGGATTATGTTCATGCTTTAAAGCCAGAAGAAAAGCCTGAACTAGTAATGGTTAGTGATTTTGATAAAATAGAAGTTTATAATCTTAAAAAAGACATAAAATATAAATCATTTAAAGTTAGTCAGTTAAAAAATCATATCCGAATTTTTGGAATTGTGGCAGGATATCAAGAAAAATTTGAAGAAAAAAACGAAATAGAATTAAATACAACAGCTTCATATAAAATGGCAAAACTTCATGATCTTTTAAAAGAATATGGATATGAGGAACATTCTTTAGAGGTATATTTAGTTAGAATTTTATTTTGTCTTTTTGCTGATGATACAGGTATTTTTGAGAAAGATAGTTTTGAGGATTATGTAAGAACATCTGCAGAAGATGGTAGTGATTTAGCAATGAGAATTATGATGTTATTCAATATTCTTGACACTCCAGTAGAAAAAAGAATGAAAAACTTATCAACAGAATTAAATAGATTCAGATACATTAATGGAAATTTGTTTACAGAGCAATTACCACCAGCTATATTCGATAAAAAAATGAGAGAGTTATTAATAGAATGTTGCGAATTTGACTGGAGTAGAATTAGTCCTGCGATATTTGGAGCTATGTTTCAAGGAGTAATGGATCAAAAAAAGAGAAGAGAATTAGGTGCTCATTATACGTCTGAAGAAAATATAATGAAAGTTATAAAACCTTTATTTCTTGATGAACTTTATAAAGAATTTGAGAAAGCAAAGTCAACTCGTAAAGAATTAGAGGAATTCCATCAAAAGATTTCTAACCTAAAATTTCTCGATCCTGCTTGTGGAAGTGGAAATTTCTTAATTTTAACTTATCAAAAAATAAGAGAACTAGAATTTGAGATTTTAAAGTTTTTAAAATCTACATCTCAACTTTCTTTATTTGATATAAGTTCAAAGGTACATATAGACCAGTTTTATGGAATAGAATATGAAACTTTTGCTTGTGAAATAGCTAAAATTTCTTTACTTTTAATGAAACACCTAATGGATAGACAAGTAAGCAATTTTTTCGGACAAAATATAATAGATTTTCCGATAAAAGAAAATGCCAATATAATAAACGGAAATGCTTTAAGAGTTGAATGGGAAAATGTAGATTATATCTTGGGAAATCCACCATTTATAGGAAAAAAATTTATGTCTCCTGAACAAAAAGATGATTTAAAAACAACTTTCCCTAAAAAAATGAAAATAGGAACTTTAGATTATATAACTGCCTGGTTTTATAAAGCAAGTTTTATGGCTAAAAATAATGTTAATATAAAAATAGCTTTTGTATCAACTAATTCAATAACTCAGGGAGAACAAGTCGGAATTTTGTGGAAACTTATTCTTGATAAAAATGAGTGTAAAATAGATTTTGGATATAGAACATTTAAATGGGATAATGAAGCTAAAGAAAAAGCTGCTGTTCATTGTGTTGTTATAGGTTTTTCTAATAAAAAAAATAGTATAGAAAGTAAAAAAATATATTTGGCGAATGGAGAAGTTATCGAAGCAAAAAATATTAATGGATATTTAATAAATTCAGAAGATGTATTTATAGAGAGACGTACCAATCACATTCAAAATTTATTAAAAATGGAAGATGGAAATGTTCCGATAGATGGGAATTTTTTAAAGGTTGAACCTGAAGAATATGAAGAATTTAAGTTAAAAGAACCACAAGCTCTAAAATATATAAAAAAACTAGTTGGAGGAGATAACTTTATAAGTAAAAAGCCAAGATATGTTTTATGGCTTGTAGACGTTTCTATATCAGAATTAAGAAAAATGCCTTTAGTATCTGAAAGGGTAAAAAAAGTAAGAGAATTTAGATTGAATAGTGATAGAAAAGCAACAATTAAATTAGCTGATACCCCAACTCTTTTTGAAGATAGAAGAAATCCAGAGAAAGCTTTGATAATTCCTAGAGTAAGTAGTGAGAAAAGAAAATATATTCCTATTGGTTTTATAGATAAAACTACAATAGCTCTAAATCAAGTTATATTACTATCTGATGCAGGGCAGTTAGAGTTTTCTATACTAACTTCTTCTGTTCATATGGCATGGGTAAGAGCTATTGCAGGAAGAATGAAAAGTGATTACCGATATTCTGTATCAGTTGTTTATAATAATTTTCCATTTCCTGAACTAGATAATAAAATGAAAGAAAAATTAGAAAAGGCAGGACAAAATATTTTAGATATAAGAGAAAAATATCCTAATGATAGCTATGCAGATTTATATGATGATACTTTTATGCCAATAGATTTGAGAAAAGCTCATCAAGAAAATGATAAAGCTGTATGGGAAGCTTATGGTAAAAAATGGGAATTTGGAAATGAAGAAGAATGTGTATCATATTTAATGAAACTCTATAGTGAATTAGTTAGATAA
- a CDS encoding putative transcriptional repressor has translation MSDSNNSKYIIPKERREKLGEYIKDLRTNKCSKKYGVNELADIVGITSSVISNLENGKIQKINPFLLKDIANTLEIDYKILYKMVGFIDEADNIEVVYPAPKELLEEKNMLIIWKGKRRQIIDLSEISKKGIKELENYVNYLSISYKDLIEFKKWKKQEKKNYKIDQHMKEYMKRQDWNESGRYQIQYTDETVDELFEKKGLKLNEKGKEFLKRYIGVYGDEEIKELLKDENGNELNGSKREYKLAKFVRKAAVTAFVD, from the coding sequence ATGAGTGATTCTAACAATAGCAAATACATTATTCCTAAAGAAAGAAGAGAAAAATTAGGAGAATATATAAAAGATTTGAGAACTAACAAATGTTCTAAAAAATATGGCGTTAATGAACTAGCAGATATAGTTGGGATAACTAGCTCTGTTATTTCTAATTTAGAAAACGGTAAAATTCAAAAAATAAATCCTTTTTTATTGAAAGATATAGCAAATACTCTAGAGATTGATTATAAAATATTATATAAAATGGTTGGTTTTATAGATGAAGCAGATAACATTGAGGTAGTCTATCCGGCTCCTAAAGAATTATTAGAAGAAAAAAATATGTTAATTATATGGAAAGGAAAAAGGAGACAAATAATAGATTTGTCGGAGATTTCTAAAAAGGGTATTAAAGAACTAGAAAATTATGTAAATTATTTAAGCATAAGTTATAAAGATCTTATTGAATTTAAAAAATGGAAAAAACAAGAGAAGAAAAATTATAAGATAGATCAACATATGAAAGAATATATGAAAAGACAAGATTGGAATGAATCAGGCAGATATCAGATTCAATATACAGATGAAACAGTGGATGAATTATTTGAAAAAAAAGGACTAAAATTAAATGAAAAGGGGAAGGAATTTCTTAAAAGATATATAGGAGTTTATGGAGATGAAGAAATTAAAGAATTATTAAAAGATGAAAATGGAAATGAATTAAATGGAAGTAAAAGAGAATATAAATTAGCAAAATTTGTTAGAAAAGCTGCAGTTACAGCATTTGTTGATTAA
- a CDS encoding putative integrase — MAISKDKKTGKYYTSFYYTDHDGTRKRKKKEGFIRKKDAEEYTKNFLEKKKTNNIMSFCNLLELYLEDARANVRYSTLKNKEYIITTHILPFFKNYNIYEIDPLAIRNWQNSLKIKKYSDTYLRTINNQLNAILNYGERFYKLNDNPIKKVSKMGKKHANTMNFWTLEEFELFESFIKDDYTLYTITNLLFYTGIRKGELLALTGENIDFDKK, encoded by the coding sequence ATGGCTATTTCAAAAGATAAAAAAACTGGTAAATATTATACATCTTTTTATTATACTGACCATGATGGAACAAGAAAAAGAAAGAAAAAGGAAGGATTTATAAGAAAAAAAGATGCCGAAGAATATACAAAAAATTTTTTAGAAAAAAAGAAAACCAATAATATAATGAGTTTTTGTAATTTATTAGAATTATATTTAGAAGATGCCCGTGCAAATGTGAGGTATTCAACATTAAAAAATAAGGAATATATTATAACAACTCATATACTTCCTTTTTTTAAAAATTATAACATCTATGAAATTGATCCATTAGCAATTAGAAATTGGCAAAATAGTTTAAAAATCAAAAAATATAGCGATACTTATTTAAGAACTATTAATAACCAACTTAATGCTATTTTAAATTATGGGGAACGTTTTTATAAACTAAATGATAATCCTATAAAAAAAGTTAGTAAAATGGGAAAAAAACATGCTAATACTATGAATTTTTGGACTTTAGAAGAATTTGAGCTTTTTGAAAGTTTTATAAAGGATGACTATACTTTATACACTATAACAAATTTACTATTTTATACTGGTATTAGAAAAGGAGAATTATTAGCTTTAACAGGCGAAAATATAGATTTTGACAAAAAATAA
- a CDS encoding putative integrase — MYITHSYQRIDKKDIITLPKTEKSKRTITLPDFLCNILKEYISRLYDYKPNLRLFYLDKYTLFRKINTIINEHNLKKIRIHDFRHSHVALLISMNLNILEIAERLGHDNPQTTLRTYGHLYPDKQHEIARLLNEKKK, encoded by the coding sequence ATGTATATAACTCATTCATACCAAAGAATTGATAAAAAAGATATAATAACCTTACCTAAAACAGAAAAAAGTAAAAGAACTATAACTCTTCCAGACTTTTTATGTAATATTCTCAAAGAATATATAAGTAGGCTCTATGATTATAAACCAAATTTAAGGCTATTTTATCTCGATAAATATACTTTATTTAGAAAAATAAATACAATTATCAATGAACATAATTTAAAAAAAATAAGAATTCATGATTTTAGACACTCACACGTTGCTTTATTAATTTCAATGAATTTAAATATTCTCGAAATAGCAGAACGTTTAGGACATGATAACCCACAAACTACATTAAGAACATATGGACATCTATATCCAGATAAACAACATGAAATAGCAAGGCTTTTAAATGAAAAAAAGAAATGA
- a CDS encoding putative integrase produces MSVYKEERGTWRCLFRYKDYQGNVKQGQKRGFKTRREALEYEREFLAKSSFNNTMTFQSLYELYIEDMRSRLKENTILSKKHIIEVKILPFFQKLTLDKITPVTIRKWQNGLLEYKNKTGESYSQTYIKSINNQLVAIFNYAVKYHSMKENPCHKAGSIGKKHADEMKIWTVEEFNKFIYELKHKPVQYTGFNILFWCGLRIGELLALSIKDIDFENKKININKSYQRINGKDVITEPKTPKSKRKIDITDNLAIIIKEYISKLYNATPETRLFNHTKYIFEHDIKTYSKKAEIKRIRVHDLRHSHASFLFQSGIDPLTISQRLGHEKIETTLNTYTHLYEEASSKLLRVLNKSHGNILATKEEKNGKK; encoded by the coding sequence ATGTCAGTGTATAAAGAAGAAAGAGGCACTTGGAGGTGCCTTTTTCGTTATAAAGATTATCAAGGAAATGTAAAACAAGGGCAAAAAAGAGGATTTAAAACTAGAAGAGAAGCTCTGGAATATGAAAGAGAGTTTTTGGCCAAAAGTTCTTTTAATAATACTATGACATTTCAAAGCCTTTATGAACTATACATAGAAGATATGAGAAGCAGGTTAAAAGAAAATACAATATTAAGTAAAAAGCATATAATTGAAGTAAAAATACTTCCTTTTTTCCAAAAATTAACTTTAGATAAAATAACCCCTGTTACTATTAGAAAATGGCAAAATGGTTTATTGGAATATAAAAATAAGACAGGAGAAAGTTATTCACAAACTTACATAAAATCAATTAATAATCAACTTGTTGCAATATTCAACTATGCAGTTAAATATCATAGTATGAAAGAAAATCCTTGTCATAAAGCTGGTAGTATCGGAAAAAAGCATGCTGATGAAATGAAAATATGGACAGTTGAAGAATTTAACAAATTTATTTATGAACTGAAACATAAACCAGTACAATATACAGGTTTCAATATTTTATTTTGGTGTGGTTTAAGAATAGGAGAACTACTAGCACTTTCAATCAAAGACATAGATTTTGAAAATAAAAAAATAAATATTAATAAATCTTACCAGAGAATAAATGGTAAAGATGTTATAACAGAGCCTAAAACACCAAAAAGTAAAAGAAAAATTGACATTACTGATAATTTAGCTATAATAATAAAAGAGTACATAAGCAAATTATATAATGCTACTCCAGAAACTAGATTATTTAATCATACAAAGTATATATTTGAACACGATATAAAGACATATTCTAAAAAAGCTGAAATAAAAAGAATAAGAGTTCATGACCTTAGGCACTCACATGCTAGTTTTCTTTTTCAATCTGGAATTGATCCTTTAACAATCTCTCAAAGATTAGGACATGAAAAAATAGAAACTACTTTAAATACTTATACTCATTTATATGAAGAAGCAAGCTCCAAGTTACTAAGAGTTCTTAATAAAAGTCATGGCAACATTTTGGCAACAAAAGAAGAAAAAAACGGTAAAAAATGA